In Gracilinanus agilis isolate LMUSP501 unplaced genomic scaffold, AgileGrace unplaced_scaffold36541, whole genome shotgun sequence, a genomic segment contains:
- the LOC123254967 gene encoding protocadherin Fat 1-like → MPSVPLPDIQEFPNYEIIDEQTPLYTDPSAIDTDYYPGGYDIESDFPPPPEDFPAPDELPPLPPEFSDQFESIQPPKDMPATRSLSSSTKSRQRFNFNQFLPNFYPVDMSEPQKTAHGESSSCREPFTPYPPGYSRDFEAPTVDNMSMSVYASTASCSDVSACCEMESEVMMSDYESGEDGHFEEVTIPPLDTQQHTEV, encoded by the coding sequence ATGCCGAGCGTTCCGCTGCCAGATATCCAAGAGTTCCCCAATTACGAGATCATCGATGAGCAGACCCCCCTCTATACAGACCCAAGTGCCATCGATACGGACTATTACCCAGGAGGTTACGACATCGAGAGCgacttccctcctccccccgAGGATTTCCCTGCACCCGACGAACTCCCCCCCTTGCCACCAGAATTCAGCGATCAGTTCGAATCAATACAACCCCCTAAAGACATGCCTGCCACGCGGAGCTTGAGCTCCTCCACAAAGAGCCGGCAGAGGTTCAACTTCAACCAGTTTCTGCCCAACTTTTACCCCGTAGATATGTCTGAACCTCAAAAGACAGCGCACGGAGAGAGCAGTAGTTGTAGAGAACCCTTCACCCCGTACCCTCCGGGGTACAGCAGAGACTTTGAAGCACCCACCGTAGACAACATGTCCATGTCTGTGTATGCTTCGACGGCTTCCTGCTCCGACGTGTCCGCTTGCTGCGAGATGGAGTCGGAGGTCATGATGAGTGACTATGAGAGCGGAGAGGATGGCCACTTCGAAGAGGTGACCATCCCTCCGCTGGATACACAGCAACACACAGAAGTCTGA